The proteins below are encoded in one region of Methanobrevibacter olleyae:
- the hemC gene encoding hydroxymethylbilane synthase: protein MIVGTRGSKLALVQTDYIRSCLYNITGEEVEKNIIKTKGDKITNSQLYNMDSKGLFTRELDNALLEEEVDFAVHSLKDVPTELDEDLEIVAVPIRESPNEVFISNYSWKELEEGFTLGTSSLRREAFCKLHKKDFELKPIRGNVETRIEKVMDGQVDATIMAEAGLNRLGLQKYIKTKFSTDYIMPAAGQGALAVIARKDSEFKETIRKLNHYFSFQEVLAEKTILEEIGVGCQWPIGAISRIKNNQLELKSILLDKTGEILYQERISGSINEAETMGRKIGKDMLEFI from the coding sequence ATGATTGTTGGAACTAGAGGAAGTAAACTTGCACTTGTACAAACAGATTACATAAGAAGCTGTTTATACAATATCACTGGAGAAGAAGTAGAGAAAAATATTATAAAAACTAAAGGAGATAAAATAACAAACTCCCAATTATATAATATGGATTCAAAAGGACTGTTTACAAGAGAACTTGATAATGCATTACTTGAGGAAGAAGTAGATTTTGCTGTTCATAGTTTAAAAGATGTACCTACTGAATTAGATGAAGATTTAGAAATCGTAGCAGTTCCTATAAGGGAAAGTCCTAATGAAGTATTTATTTCAAACTACAGTTGGAAAGAACTTGAAGAAGGATTTACACTTGGAACAAGCAGTCTAAGAAGAGAGGCATTTTGTAAACTCCATAAGAAAGATTTTGAACTGAAACCTATTCGTGGAAATGTTGAGACAAGAATTGAAAAAGTTATGGATGGGCAAGTAGATGCTACAATCATGGCAGAAGCAGGCTTAAACAGATTGGGATTACAAAAATACATTAAAACCAAGTTTTCAACAGATTACATAATGCCAGCAGCAGGTCAAGGTGCCTTAGCTGTTATAGCTAGAAAAGATTCTGAATTTAAAGAAACAATCAGAAAATTAAATCATTATTTTTCATTCCAAGAGGTCTTAGCAGAAAAAACCATTCTTGAAGAAATTGGAGTAGGTTGCCAATGGCCAATTGGAGCAATATCCAGAATAAAAAACAATCAGTTAGAACTTAAATCTATTTTACTTGATAAGACTGGTGAAATATTATATCAAGAAAGAATTAGTGGAAGTATAAACGAAGCAGAAACTATGGGAAGAAAAATAGGTAAAGATATGCTTGAATTCATTTAA
- a CDS encoding Gfo/Idh/MocA family protein — MRTINVGVIGVGAMGYNHARVYSKLENANLVAVADVVKPTLDKVCKKYKTKGYSEIEDLLKDPEIEAVSVCVPTTFHHEVVMQAIKYGKHVLVEKPIAFTAEEAEEMIKAAKEAGVKLATGHVERFNPAVQKAKELIENEVIGDLVTISAKRVGPFPPRIKDVGVAIDLAIHDLDVMNFLIEEPVKQVYATMSSILDQSDFEDHAEIMLSFDENTTGILEVNWLTPYKRRQIEITGTDGIITIDYIDQSIEVYGKFAQDIQIIPVEPLSEELSSFLYKIDADEEPEITGEDGLKALKMVLAANKSSKEHSPINFK, encoded by the coding sequence TTGAGAACTATAAATGTTGGAGTTATAGGTGTAGGTGCAATGGGATATAACCATGCACGTGTATACTCAAAATTAGAAAATGCCAATCTCGTAGCAGTGGCAGATGTGGTAAAACCAACCCTTGATAAAGTATGTAAAAAGTATAAAACAAAAGGTTACTCTGAAATTGAAGACCTATTAAAAGATCCTGAAATTGAAGCAGTAAGTGTATGTGTACCAACAACTTTCCACCACGAGGTTGTTATGCAAGCTATAAAATATGGTAAACATGTTTTAGTAGAAAAGCCAATTGCTTTTACAGCTGAAGAAGCAGAGGAAATGATTAAAGCTGCAAAAGAAGCTGGAGTTAAACTTGCAACTGGACATGTAGAAAGGTTTAACCCTGCTGTTCAAAAAGCTAAAGAGCTTATTGAAAATGAAGTAATAGGCGATTTAGTAACTATTTCTGCTAAAAGAGTAGGTCCTTTCCCACCTAGAATAAAAGATGTTGGAGTGGCTATTGACTTAGCAATCCATGATTTAGATGTAATGAACTTCTTAATTGAAGAACCTGTAAAACAGGTATATGCTACAATGAGTAGTATTTTAGACCAGTCTGACTTTGAAGACCATGCAGAAATTATGTTAAGCTTTGATGAAAATACTACAGGAATCTTAGAAGTTAACTGGTTAACCCCATATAAACGTAGACAAATTGAAATTACTGGTACCGATGGAATAATAACTATCGATTACATAGACCAAAGTATTGAAGTTTATGGCAAATTTGCACAAGATATTCAAATCATACCAGTAGAGCCATTAAGTGAAGAATTAAGTTCATTTTTATATAAAATTGATGCAGATGAAGAACCGGAAATTACTGGTGAAGATGGTCTTAAAGCCCTTAAGATGGTTCTTGCAGCAAATAAGTCATCTAAAGAACATAGCCCAATCAATTTTAAATAA
- the cfbE gene encoding coenzyme F430 synthase, with protein MNVFLVDLTHGGVKISTELAKSEKYEKVFAFDLYNTLKKEDESLLNNYNVNIIKDLESFKNELEKNSIKNFKENKIEKDLVINPIHSPLNIKKLLGEINDLIDSENLKDGEELLNQYEIINHHQATELVLSNWKDETIKQNVKTIEITGVKGKTSTAFILKEIFLENNKNTLLLSSLGAYLFRKNQKKEQKLILQKNISITPANIINTIQLAEKIANPKCSSYPRCDSTKDLEEKIEEDNLIKEYNENPYKNLNYKIAIFENSLGTCGLGNIGILTNLIENYPIAKGQSNAMEAKKQVFNSQLVTIEYKTLNEFYPNEEKEYINKINSFSLDNKNANLYCKSVDYDIDETKIKIIYHNLKTIDKKLIDGSLNIHSFAPGSHHVLNILAATTTALSLGIDEKIIQNALRNFKGIDGRTNIRQVDNLRIIEEINPGINTKAIEKSIDMIKDIDKYYIIIGGKYGVTCEEIDEKKLSKFLKEYITNNSKINLILTDDVGKSLKEKIELLNNKNRKNKEIELLNNKNKEIKLLNNKNKENKEENFKIEFIEDYKEAQNIAIQNNKNILFIYRSNYSQVSKR; from the coding sequence ATGAATGTTTTTCTAGTTGATTTAACACATGGCGGGGTAAAAATATCTACTGAGCTTGCTAAATCAGAAAAATATGAAAAAGTATTTGCTTTTGACTTATACAATACATTAAAAAAAGAAGATGAGAGTCTTTTAAATAATTATAATGTTAATATTATAAAAGATTTAGAGTCTTTTAAAAATGAATTAGAAAAAAATTCCATTAAAAATTTCAAAGAAAATAAAATTGAAAAAGACTTAGTTATCAATCCAATTCACTCTCCACTTAATATAAAAAAATTATTAGGTGAAATAAATGATTTAATTGATTCAGAAAATTTAAAGGATGGTGAGGAATTATTAAATCAATACGAAATCATAAATCATCATCAAGCTACTGAATTAGTTTTATCTAATTGGAAAGATGAAACAATTAAACAAAATGTAAAAACCATTGAAATAACTGGAGTTAAAGGAAAAACAAGTACAGCTTTCATTTTAAAAGAAATATTTCTAGAAAATAATAAAAATACACTTTTATTATCTAGTTTAGGTGCATATCTATTTAGAAAAAATCAGAAAAAAGAACAAAAACTTATTTTACAAAAAAATATCAGTATAACTCCTGCAAATATCATTAATACCATCCAATTAGCAGAGAAAATAGCTAACCCTAAATGTAGTAGCTATCCAAGATGTGATTCTACTAAAGATTTAGAAGAAAAAATTGAAGAGGATAATTTAATCAAAGAATACAATGAGAATCCTTATAAAAATTTAAATTATAAGATAGCTATTTTTGAAAATTCATTAGGTACTTGTGGATTAGGAAATATTGGAATTTTAACTAATTTAATAGAAAATTATCCAATTGCCAAAGGACAATCTAATGCAATGGAAGCTAAAAAACAAGTTTTTAACTCCCAACTTGTCACAATTGAATATAAAACACTAAATGAATTTTATCCAAATGAAGAAAAAGAATACATAAATAAAATTAATAGTTTTTCTCTTGATAATAAGAATGCAAATCTTTATTGTAAAAGTGTTGATTATGATATTGATGAGACTAAAATTAAGATAATATATCACAATTTAAAAACAATTGATAAAAAATTAATAGATGGAAGTTTGAATATACATAGCTTTGCACCAGGTTCTCATCATGTACTAAACATTTTAGCAGCTACAACAACTGCATTATCATTAGGCATAGATGAGAAAATAATTCAAAATGCTTTAAGGAACTTTAAAGGAATCGATGGCAGAACAAATATACGGCAAGTCGATAATTTAAGGATTATTGAAGAAATTAATCCAGGTATCAATACAAAAGCTATTGAAAAATCAATTGATATGATAAAAGATATTGATAAATATTATATCATAATAGGTGGAAAATATGGAGTTACCTGTGAAGAGATAGATGAAAAAAAACTATCTAAATTCTTAAAGGAATATATCACTAATAATTCAAAGATAAATTTAATTTTAACTGATGATGTTGGAAAAAGCTTAAAAGAAAAAATAGAATTGCTGAATAATAAAAATAGGAAAAATAAAGAAATAGAATTGCTAAATAATAAAAATAAAGAAATAAAATTGCTAAATAATAAAAATAAAGAAAATAAAGAAGAAAATTTTAAAATAGAATTTATTGAGGATTATAAAGAAGCTCAAAATATTGCCATTCAAAATAATAAAAATATTTTATTTATTTATAGGTCTAATTATTCACAAGTCTCTAAACGATAA